The following proteins are encoded in a genomic region of Deltaproteobacteria bacterium CG2_30_66_27:
- a CDS encoding mechanosensitive ion channel protein MscL, producing MLKEFKEFAMRGNVVDMAVGIIIGAAFGTIIGTLVSDVLMPPIGLLLGNVDFSNLFLVLKEGKIVGPYATVAAAKGAGAVTLNYGLFLNTVVNFLIVAFAIFFLIRGMNSMKKKEEAPPAAPTTKECPHCLSTIPIKATRCGHCTSELKAA from the coding sequence ATGCTGAAGGAGTTCAAGGAATTCGCGATGCGGGGGAACGTCGTGGATATGGCGGTGGGCATCATCATCGGCGCCGCCTTCGGGACGATCATCGGGACGCTGGTCTCCGACGTGCTGATGCCGCCGATCGGGCTCCTCCTCGGGAACGTCGACTTCTCGAACCTCTTCCTCGTGCTCAAGGAAGGGAAGATCGTCGGTCCCTACGCGACGGTCGCCGCCGCCAAGGGGGCGGGAGCGGTCACGCTCAACTACGGGCTGTTCCTGAACACCGTCGTCAATTTCCTGATCGTCGCCTTCGCGATCTTCTTCCTGATCCGGGGCATGAACTCGATGAAGAAAAAGGAAGAGGCTCCGCCTGCCGCGCCGACGACGAAGGAGTGCCCGCATTGCCTGTCGACCATCCCCATCAAGGCGACGCGATGCGGCCACTGCACTTCGGAGCTGAAGGCGGCATAG